ACAAAAGATTTAGCTAAAGAAACAAAACAGGCTGATATTTTAATCAGTGCAGCGGGTAAAGCAAATTTAATTACTGAAGATATGGTCAAAGAAGATGCAATTGTAATTGATGTAGGTATAAATAAAGTAGATGGCAAGATCACCGGTGATGTAGATTTTGAAGCAGTAAAAGAAAAAGCTTCATATATTACTCCTGTTCCTGGAGGATCAGGTCCAATGACTATTGCTATGCTAATGAAAAATACTGTTAAAGCCAGAAAATACCATGGAGTATAATAATGGCACATAAAATATATTCAGTTTCAGAATTAAATAAATATATTAATCAGATTATTAAATCAGATGAAATTTTGGCTGATCTTTATATTAAAGGTGAAATATCCAATTTTTATCATCATAATTCAGGCCATATGTATTTTACTATTAAAGATGAAAAATCAGCTGTAAAGGCTGTTATGTTTAAAAGTAGAAATAAAAACTTGAAATATGATTTGAAGGATGGTCTGGAGGTAACTGCCCATGGATCTATTGGTGTTTATGAACCACGGGGACAATATCAATTTTATGTTGATGATATAAATCCTAAAGGGAAGGGTTCTCTTTATCTTGCTTATGAGCAATTAAAAGAAAAGCTTGAAAAAGAAGGTTTATTTGCAGAAGAAGAAAAAGCAGATATTCCGGTTATACCTCACAAAATTGGAGTAGTTACTTCTCCTACAGGAGCAGCTATTAGAGACATTTTATCTGTTGTAAAAAGAAGATTTGAGAATGTCTCGTTACTTATTGTTCCTTCTTTAGTACAGGGAGATAGAGCTGCTTCACAAATAGTATCTGCAATTAAATATTTAAATAAAAAAGAAGATATTGATTTGATTATTGTTAGTCGTGGTGGAGGTTCAATTGAACAATTATGGCCTTTTAATGAAGAAAAAGTAGCGAGAGCTATTTTTGAATCGAAAATTCCAGTTATAAGTGGAGTAGGCCATGAGACAGATTTTAGTATTTCAGATTTTGTTGCTGACCTTAGAGCTCCTACGCCTTCAGCTGCTGCTGAATTAGCTATATCTAATAAAGTAGATTTAGAGAATAAACTTGATAATTTAAGTAATAGATTAGAGAAAGCTGCAGAATTAAAAATCAAAAATAGAAAAGATAAGCTTAAATCAATTGCCGAA
This window of the Halanaerobiales bacterium genome carries:
- the xseA gene encoding exodeoxyribonuclease VII large subunit: MAHKIYSVSELNKYINQIIKSDEILADLYIKGEISNFYHHNSGHMYFTIKDEKSAVKAVMFKSRNKNLKYDLKDGLEVTAHGSIGVYEPRGQYQFYVDDINPKGKGSLYLAYEQLKEKLEKEGLFAEEEKADIPVIPHKIGVVTSPTGAAIRDILSVVKRRFENVSLLIVPSLVQGDRAASQIVSAIKYLNKKEDIDLIIVSRGGGSIEQLWPFNEEKVARAIFESKIPVISGVGHETDFSISDFVADLRAPTPSAAAELAISNKVDLENKLDNLSNRLEKAAELKIKNRKDKLKSIAEKQVFRRPEKLFSDKIQKLDNLSLKLGWNIKKNFNEAQKKFNLLNSKLDSLSPLKTIKRGYSVLTDENNTTVKSKDEINRGDYIYNILKDGKIKSEVIDKEGENLE